The stretch of DNA TTACTGGAGCAGAAACCACTGAGGAAAGTGGTGCTCAGGCAGGAAAACCTGAACTGTAATCAACAATTGCTGGAGGGTCAGTATGGGCAAGTCTGAGAGACAAGATACTGCAGGGGACCTCATCAGCAGTGAGTGTCCACATTTTATGAGTTTTACCTCCAGGAACTCGACCAGGTTCTCACAGTAAATATTCGAGAAAAATTCCCTTGTGCTTCCAAAACGGGGAGGGGAAAAGGAACCATTTTGAAAAACACTggagcactctttttttttttaacaagatctactactccagtactttggccacctcatgcgaagagttgactcattggaaaagactctgatgctgggagggattgggggcaggaggagaaggggacgacagaggatgagatggctggatggcatcaccgactcgatggacgtgagtctgagtgaactccgggagttggtgatggacagggaggcctggcgtgctgcaattcatggggtcgcgaagagtctgacatgactgagtgactgaactgaactgaaccctcaagAGAGACAAGAGAGACTAGTTAACCAGAGCCTAACCTACTAAGGTTTTTAGTGGAGCCTAACTGACCTGAGAGAAGGGAAATACTCAACTCTAGCCCTCTCTAGCCTTCCTCTCCCACCTAAGGAGGGAGAAAAAGCTGAGAAACACTTGTGAGTTCATATTCCAGAGGCAAAGGTTCACTAAAAGACTGAGACCTAATCCTAGGACTGTAGAAGGCCTCCCCTTCCCCAACACCTTATCTGCATATCACTAAAGTTCTGTGTATCAGAGTTCCTTTCATCTCATACATCGTGTCtaaatttcatgaaaaaattcCAAGGCATACTAAAAGATCAAAcacatattttgttgtttttaaatgatcctttcagcacagaaaaaaatttaataaatttcaaCACATATTCATACACATTCATTCTGAAGCTTTTATAACTTCAGGAAACTCAGAATGGAAAAGAACTCCCTTAATTTGATAAAGGGCATCTGTAAAACACtgacataataataaataatacatcaaAACACAAATCTGAAGAAACAGAGTAACCATCAGAaccagatgttggaattatcagaccagGAATTTAAAGTGACTACGACTAAGTTGATAAGAGTGCTAATGGATAAAGTAGACATTGTGTCAGAACAGATGGGCTCAGTAAGTAGATagatggaaattctaagaaagaatcaTAAAGAAATGCTAGAGACCAAAAGttctgtaacagaaatgaaggaTGCCTTTGGTGGGCTTATTCATAGACTGAATACAACTAAGGAAAGAGCCTCTGAGCTTGAGGATATCTTAGTAGAAACCtctaaagaaaacaggaaaaaaagagtgGGAAAAAACCCCAGCAGAATATCCAAGGACTGTGGGACACCTACAAAAAGGGTAATAATACACACATGATGGGAATATCAGGAGAAACAAAGGAACTGAAGGATCATTTGAAACAATGATGATGTCcccaaattaatgtcagacaCCAACCTACGCATCCAGAAAGCTGAGACAACGCCAGGCAGAATACATGCTGACAAAACTACATCCAGGTGTATTAGTTTCAAAGGACAGAAAAtctaagataaagaaaaattcctgaaagaagccagagggaaAAAACACCTTACCTGCAAGAGGTACAAAGATAAGAATGATATCTGATTTCTCAGAAACCATGCAAACAAGAAGAAAGTGGAGTGAAATATTTAGTGCTGAGGATAAAATTCTACCAGCCTAGAATTCCATAGCCTGTGAAATTATCTTCCAAAAGTTGAAAGCATAGTTCCTTCACTTTTTGTTTGTCTAAGAAGGTCttcacttctttttcacttttggatAAGTCATTTTTgattcttctcttgccctcaatccccaCTCTATCAGCAAATGCTATCATCTCTCCCAGAGAATTATATCCAGAATGAATTCAATCATTTCTCACCATCTTTACTGCTATTCTCCTAATCAGAACCACCATCACCTCTCACCTGGACCAGTGCAATAGCCTCTCGGGGCGTTGTTTGTCCTCTCAGCAGTCAGCAGGATCTTTCTGAAGCAGAAATCAGATCACATCACTCCTTTGCTTAAAAGCTCCAAAAGCTTTCTTTTGTATAGCGTCTTTCTGAcagtgtgtctttgtgtgttggAAATTACTTAATAAGTAATAAGGGACTGATATTGGGATAACACAGAAACTGTGCTGGTTAACACACTGTTTTTCTAGtgcattaacattttaaagtgatGTGTGGCAAACATCCTCACTATGACAAAGGCCTGGGCAATGTACAAAGATCCTAAGCAAAAAGCCAGAAATCTACAGAGAGACAGTACTAGTGTGCCTGGTTTAGTGCTCTGCATAGAGGCTGCGGTCTCTTCTGTGGTAAGCTATCTGTCCAAGCAATGAGTACAGATGAAGATGCTGCAAAGGCATTTCTCTCATGgtaaaatgacaaataaaaagGCTATGCCCTGGATTtcactggtggtacagtggataggaatctgcctgccaatgcaggagacatgggttcgaaccctggtctggggagaccctacatgcagtggagcaactaagcctgtgtgccacaactattgagcccacgagctgcaacgactgaagctcgtgcacctagagcccatgttctgcaacaagagaagccattgcaaggagaagcctgcacactgcaacagagagtagcccccgctcgttgcaactagagaaagtccacgcacagcaaagaagactatgttctgattcattttatttcatttcattgtgtgtatgtgtgcttaattatgtctgactctttctggccccatggactgtagcctgccaggctcttctgtccatgggattctccaggcaagaatactggaatggattgccatttccttctctaggggatcttcccgacccagggatttaagctgtgtctcttttgtctcctgtattgcaggcggattctttatcattagagccacctggaaacctGAGGATGGTCTTTATTAGAAGTGAATGCCCTCAAGAACTCACGTCTTGGAGAAAGAAGCTGACTCAGGGATTAAGACTGTGAAGGATTAACTGGCTGGGCTACAGAGCATAAATGCCATCAAGGCCAACTCTACTATTACTATAACTGGAAttttgtgtgttagtcgttcagtcatgtctgactctttgcaatcccatggactgtagcccaccaggctcctctgtccgtggaattctctaggcaagaatattggaatggattgccattcccttctccagagtgtcttcctgaccctgggatggaatcctggtctcccgcattgtaggcagattcttcaccatcttagccaccagggaagcccattagaattggtattgctttttaaatgttctgGTTACCATGTTCCTTGGGTTTTGAGTGGTTTGCCCTAACGTTACATTTCCCATTGTTgattattcagtcgctcagtcatatcctattctgtgaccctatggactgcagcatgctggacctccctgtccttcaccatctcctgaagtttgctcaaactcaaattcattgagttagtgataccaaccaaccatctcatcctctattgtccccttctcctcctcccttcaatctttcccagcatcagggtcttttctaatgagtcagctcttcccatctggtggccaaaacATCGGCCCTATTACTTTTAGCACACATTTTCTGCAGAATGTGAAGTTTTTCAGAGGCATTGTTATAACATTAATAGAAACATCTGTATTTATATAATCAAAACTTCTTACCACCTTCATCCCGTGTTAGATCTACCTCAAAACATGTCCTGAATCCAATCACTTCTCACCTCTTCCACAGCTACGACCCAGTCCAAACCACCATCTTTGCTTGCCCGGACTACTGAAATAggctcctttcttctctcctccttctaGTTCATTCTCTACGTAGAATAGAGGTCTCTAAAGATATCCCTTTAAAACACAAATCAGGTGGCACTAACACTCTGTTTAAAAATCAACTCTCTGGGTAGAGGGGTGgggggacaaattaggagtatgggattaacagatgtacaacattgtatataaaatagataaccaacaaggacctactgcatagtacagggaactatattcagtatcttgtaataaactataatagaaaaggagaaaagaatatacatatatatgtagaaccaatcactttgctctatacctgaaactaacacagtattgtaaattcACTATACCTAAATCAAAACCAAgtccaaaaaaagtaaaagaaaacatcaaCTCCCTAATGGCCTCCCATTATATTCCAAATAAAACCCATTCCCTTTCCTTGGCTCTCAAACCATGCTTTAGAGTCTTTCTGTTTATTACTCCCTCTTCCTGGAGCTGTATTCTCCAACTCTTCATCTGGCAGGTTTTCTTATCATTCAGGTACTGGCTTAGATGTCATCTTTCCAGTGACCTTCCCTCTTTACCACACTAAAGAATTTTCTCCCCACCAAATCAACTCTAGCACATCATCTTGGTTTTACTTGCTCCCGGTATCTACCAtctgaatttctcttttaaaaatatatgcattgtCTGTCTACCCTCCAGATTCCCCTTGTTCAATTCTGTATTCTCAGACCTAAAACAATGTTTGGGCCATAGTCTCCATCCACTGAATGAACAGATTAACTAGTACTTCTGAAAGTTGTATAAGCAAACTCCTGATTACATGGGACTTAGACATAAAAAGTTCTAAGACTTATAGACCTGTTCTTGTATTCCATGGATATACTTGAATTCTCCTACTCATTCATTTGAAGAGGTTCCTTGACTTCACCATTGTCTCTGTCATCATTCTGGGCGATTTCAACATCGAAGTGGAACAGGAAATGAAGCTTAGTATCTTGGTATTAAGGCAGTGAGCAGAGATATTGGTATATACGGAAATGAAATAGAGTCTTCCCACCAACTTGCCCAAACCCCTACTCTCTTGCAGTGATACTGGCCTTTGCATTTGAATATGgctcttgtttcttcattttcattaaagACGGAGCTACTTCTACTGGTTGGTGATGATGTGCGTAGTCAGATTGGAAGAGACCTAGTTTGTAAAGAACTAGGTCTTTGtaaatgttgtaaagaacaacattTTGGTAAAGTTTCCAGCTGTCTGCAGAGCTGGTAGAGAGAATAAAATGACAGGGAAGAAGAGTGTCAGGaagtcagagaatgagatgaaagTGATTTTACAATGGAAATATTCCACTGTTCATTTGCAAAAGACACTTTCTACCCAGTAAGATTTCCAGAAATGAGGAATCCATAAGCTCCCTAGTGAGAGTTCCTAGTGATTAACTGTCAGAATGCTTAACCTATCTTAGCAAGGCCTTTTGCTATAATTCAAATCCAGTTTTGtatgaagatgaagaaaaacaatGTGATAAAACTGTAATAATGAAATTTTTCATGTTCCCCAATAGATTAACTCTAACCATGAACCTTGTGTTTTCAAAATCTTATCTCATTGGTGTTACATTACAGATAACTGTTGCCCTACTTGAAGTTCttcacatttttctaaaaatgtggaGATTCTCACAGAACACATTCTTGATTATGATTCCCAgccctgaaaaaatatttgattgtCTATTATGTGGGAGAAAGCTGTGGCTGTTACTGAGTGTGCAGGCAGCTGGGTCTGGCGGCGGTGGCAGATGGGAGGAGGGGGATAGGGAAGGCCGGTAAACAAATAATCTGTGGCTATGAAAGGGGTTCAGCAACAATAGTATcaagggacagaggagggtgggTTACAGAGGGTCAGGATTTCTAAGCAAGTGATACCTGATGGGAAGGGCAAACTCactgagaaagaccctgatgctgggaaagatcaatggcaaaaggagaaggaggtaacagaggatgcgatggttggatggcatcattgactcaatggacgtgagtttgagcaaactccaggagacagtgaagggcagggaagcctggtgagctgcagtgcacagggtcacaaagagtcagacatgactgagggactgagcaacaaTACTTAGGCAGCCTGAAGGACGAGATCCAAATTGGCTGGGGAGAGAGCATCCCAGGATGAGGCATGTGCAGAGGTCCTGGGATAGGAATAAGAACTCAAGGTGATGGCAGTGTGAACATGAGTCTGGAGAGGGCaagatcactcagagctttgtgcGCAGGCCACAGTAAGCAGTTTGAACTTAAGTGTGACTGGAGCATTTTAATAGAGACCCGTCAGGGCACTGTGGGCAGTAAATGTGGTGGAAGTAGACATGGGATGAAGTGTTCAAATGTTGGGTATATTTGGAGTTAGAGCCAACATGGCTTGGACGtgggaggtggagagagaaatcaaagatgattccTAGATGTGAAATTTGGAGAGTTGGGCTGCTGAGGTGGAAGGACCAGGGGGAGAACAGGataatttattttgatgttgAAAATCACCGAGAATGATGATGAGGTAGTGGAAAAGCCAACAAACCtcttcaaatgaatgaatgagagtgtGCAAGTGTATCCGTagaataaattcattcattcaacaaatattgatttgAGCCCTTATTAAGGGCAAGGCTAgtgtctcagcagtaaaagaatccgcctgccaatgcaggatatgtgggtttgatccctgggtcagaagatcccctggagaaggaaatgacaacccactccagtattcaagagtcagacatgactttagtgactaaacaactgtgCAAGGCTCTAGAAATGGTACTGATGGATCACTACCACATTCGCTTTTCTCCTCCACAccgcagggcatgtgggatcttagtcccctcaactagggatcaaacccgtgtctcctgcatttggagctgagtcttaaccactgggccaccagggaagtcctgactgtCACATTGGTTTTTTACTGTCTTATCTCAACATAGATTACAGCTGCCTATTGAGGGTTCATGCCTAATGCTGCCTTTATTCACACTGCCCCTTCTGTCCCACTTCATCTAGTATATTAATAGATACACATTGGCCCAATCTATACTTATTAATGGACTGAATCAAATGAAATAGATGCTACAGTGAGTGTAAATACCCCAAAATAGTCTAAATTACTTGTATCTTAATATGGTAAATAATATATCCCTAGTAAAAAGCATTAAAATGATATACAAATTTTTATTACCCTAATCTGTAATTTTTTAAGAATCTCCTGAAAACCCAAgcttattttattggagtataattgttttacaatattgtgttagtttcagctgtacaacaaagtgaatgttatacgtatatatattttctctcttaaacctccctcacaccccacccccagcccacctctctaggtcatcacagaacaccgagCTCAGTTCCCTgcagctttccactagctatctactttacacgtggcagtgtatgtatgtcagtgttatcctcccaattcatcccatcctcccccaccttgtttatttaaaagaTAGTTTTGTGAGATCAGTAATATTCTAACCTTCTGACATGAATTTTCAAGTTTGTTCCTATATAAAGTAGTTCAGAGGCCATGGTGTTCAAGCCTTTCAAAGGCATTCCTGAAGCAACTTTTGGTTTGTGCACTCAGAGTCGAATACATTATACTTATATATAGTTTTAAGAAGCACTACTCCTTAGAAATTGTCAGGGAATTGTTGAGCATTGATGTGCTTACCACTCAcccttacattttaattttcttttgataaCAGGATGTACTGCTGCTTAACAATAAATTCTGTTTTCAGGACCAATAAAACCCGATTACTTGGAAAACAGGTAGGTGCTTCATGACTCTTAATGTCTGCTCACCAGTAACACCTCATAAATTATTTACCATTTTACAGCTGTTGGTGACTTTTGCTTCCAGGATGTTTATGTGAAAAGGGTATAAGTATTTGATATATACCAAATTAATGAGCAGGGGAAAGAAGTTAGAATGAAAATGGCCTCCTTCTAACAGTCTTAGAGCTAATGTATATTGTAGTTATGTGTTCCATTATGTACAGAAAATAAagcattctttcctttttgtttagaAAAACAATTCTCCAACAAATTACTATAAACTGTGAActcaaagtgaaatcactcagtcttgtcagactctttgtgacccctggattgtacaatccatggaattctccaggccagaatactggagtgggtagcctttcccttctccagggcatcttcccaacccagggatcgaacccaggtctcccgcattgcaggtggattttttaccagctgagccacaagggaaacccataaACTGTAGTAAAACAcaataaataaagtatttaaatactTCTGGCTTATCTTTAAAAGGAACACTATTTTGGTTTGCAATTTTTCTGTTTAACTTTCTTCACCTCTTTCACTGATTTGTCCCTGGTGAAGAGCCTGAAGATTTTTAACAGAACCCAGACATGAACTAAAAAATTCTCAGAAAGTTGGCTTGAAGTACAAGTCTTTTCTGTCTGAAGAGGGTAATGATTACACTGACAGACGGCATAATGAAAATGCACCAATGCAgtttattttaattctaatttatgAGAATAACTTCTTAAGTGCAACATCAGAAGTCAATTCATCAATACTGAATTTGGAAAGCGCAATCAAGAAAAGAGccacattttttttattggaactACACATTTCCATAGTACTGGGTACCACGATTCTAgaacaaaatcaaaaacaaaaatctgaaataagCATGACAAAAGTTCTTAACTCCAGGAGATCCACATGAACTGCCCCAAACTGGATACAGAAGGTTGTGTAGTGTACGCACAGATTTTTCTGGGGAAAGGTCCTGTAACTTGAATGAACTTCTAGAGGTGTCCAAACAGTAAATGGTAGAATTCTAATCTCCTCCATATTTTCAATAATGGAAGCTGTGGACTTTGGAAGTTCACCTTTGCACATTTAAGAGTGAATTTTCATGGGAAGAGGGTAGAAAAAAGTAACTTGTGAGGACTGGGGAGCAAAAAACTCTGAAGAGTTCTTTACCTCATAAGTTTTAGTAACATGTTCTGGTTTAGAGAGGGGAAATGGGGATATCAGTGGTAACATCATAAAGTGGAAGCAAAGAGACACCTACAGGGATTTTtcaagtccttaaaaaaaaaaaaacaaacgttAGTATGAATAAAGCAACAGCAagaattaaaaatgcaatttaacTCAAGTACAATTTTCCGTTCCTGCATATCAACAactttctttatttctgaatGTCACAAACTTCAAtcagaatactttaaaaaatattattttgcatgCACTTAAGAAATCTGACAAAGGACAAGGAGCAAGTTAACTTGCATTATGCTATGGAGTTTGAACTGAACAGCCAAagaacacatatttaaaataattagatacAGGTAACCATGAACACTTCACTGCATTAATCAGATGGCATCCTACCTCTATGCACACGTTCATGTAGCACTACGAGTAATTACCTTGCAGCAGAGGCAAAATGGAGATGGAATCTCCCTAAAAAGCAAGTTTAAGGGATTAAATAGtgtcgtcatcatcatcatcactgctGAGAACAAAGCTGCTGCCTGTGGACAAGGGCCCTTCTTCCTTAACATTCCCTAAACCACCCACAGTCCCTCTCTCATCAGAATCTTCAAACAATTTGTCGCTGGAATCATCATCAAACAACTTCTCGTTGGAATCATCATCTTCAAACACCTTTTCATCTATGTCTTCATCTTCCTTTACATCTCCATCTTCCTcatcttcttttccatctgaATCTTCAAATACCTTTTCATCTGCATCATCTTCTTCGTCCTTTTCATCAGCATCTTCAAGTTCCTTTTCTTCTGCATCTTCTTCGTCCTCTTTCTCATCTGATTCATCATCAAATACCTTTTCATATgcatcttcctcttcttccttttcatctgaCTCTTCGTCAAACTCTTTCTCAGAGCCTTCTTCATCAAACACTTTTTCAGAGCTGTCATCTTCGAATTCtgatttttcagattcattttcgTCTAACTCTTTTTCCGGAATGTTTTCATTAAATTCCTTGTCAGAGGCATCTTCTTCAAAACCTTTCTCAAGGCCATTTTCttctaactctttttcagagCCATCGTCAAACTGCTTTTCTGAGCAGTCTTCAGACTCTTGTTCTGAGTCGTCATCTTCAGAAGCCACCTTTTGGGGGCTGGCCTCCCCCTCAGACTCCTTGCCGGGGCCGCCTTCTTCAGACTCCTTCTCACGGCCGTTCTTGTCAGGATCCGTTTTGAGTTTCTTCTTTTTGGATTCTCTTTCAGGGACAGTCTCTTCTGACTCTTTGTTAGGATTACCCTCTTCACGCTCTTTCTCAGGGCCGCCTTCTCCAGACTCTCTCTCCGGGAAGTCTTCTTCACGCTCTCTTTTGGGACAGCCTTCCTTAGACTCTCTTTCAAGGCAGCTCTCTTCAGATTCTTCTTGGGGACCTTCAGCTTCTTTTTCAGGGCCACTTTCTTTAGCATCTTTTTCAGAAGCAGCTTCTTCAACTTCTCCCCCATCTTCCATTTTTTCAAACTTCTTTTCATCTATAGGTTCTTCAAATGCCATTTCAGTTGCGGCTGCTTGAACATTTGCTTGAGATGTGCCAGGGTGCTCAGAAAAATGCCTAACTCTAGAAGGCCCTGCCCTTTCTGGAGCACGGATGGAATTTGAACGCTGCAGGCCTCTGTTGGCCTCAGGAGCGTTGAGGAAAGCCTCCCATCCTCTCAgcctttcctccctttctcttgtGGTCTCCTCCACCTGTGTACACATGGAAACCGCTGTTAAAAGATGTTTTAGGCCAAAAGAAGTAACAACGTCTTGGAACATTTCTAACATTGCTCACAGTACTCTGATTTTATAAGGTATCACTTCTGGGAAATGAAAGCAACTCCCTATCTTCACTTTCCAAACTTTACACCTTAGTTTACTAGTGCTGACCATAAGATCGTTTAAATAAATGCCCAGTGCCATGGCACTGTAGAAATGTCTCCTCAATTAAAAAGTTAATCACTGAACTGTCTGTACTTTAtaagacagaaaagaagagaaacacttTAGCTTAATGCCTTCTTTCCCATTGCTGTTCTGAGCAAGTGCAACACTTCAGACTTATAAACTGAAAgaatgaaacatttttctttctatactCTCAATGTAAAGGATTATTTAAAAGTACAGTTACATTAAACAGATTACACATAACTGAAAACTTACATGAAAAACTGCTAGATCAGTATCTGTTGGAATGAAATAATTCACGTGCCCTTGACAGTTGCAGAACTCACCTGATAATCCGTAGTTCCATCCCACGCTTGGGCAGTGATTTGACGCCCACCAAACCACCTTCCATTGAGGGTTTGAATACAATAATCAGCTTCCTCTGGATCCCTAAAGGACACAGAGGCCACACCATCGGGGTGTCTCTAAAAAATACAAGGAAGAtaaaagaaggaatgaatgagaaaactgaaagagaaatataCACATGTGGCAAGGTAGGGCAGTAGTATTCTTTCTGATGATTTAAGCTAAAGATTTTATGTATGAAgtctttctttccatttactCCA from Bos mutus isolate GX-2022 chromosome X, NWIPB_WYAK_1.1, whole genome shotgun sequence encodes:
- the HTATSF1 gene encoding 17S U2 SnRNP complex component HTATSF1, which gives rise to MSGNNLDANDEFDEQLRMQELYGDTKDDDTEKDPGGETDSFGQQPTDTPYEWDLDKKAWFPKITEDFIATYQANYGFSDDGASSSTASVQDVSARTAEEPPQRQPPEPSDLKKKGEKRKAESGWFHVEEGRNTNVYVSGLPPDITVDEFIQLMSKFGIIMRDPQTEEFKVKLYKDNQGNLKGDGLCCYLKRESVDLALKLLDEDEIRGYKLHVEVAKFQLKGEYDASKKKKKCKDYKKKLSMQQKQLDWRPERRAGPSRMRHERVVIIKNMFHPMDFEDDPLVLNEIREDLRVECSKFGQIRKLLLFDRHPDGVASVSFRDPEEADYCIQTLNGRWFGGRQITAQAWDGTTDYQVEETTREREERLRGWEAFLNAPEANRGLQRSNSIRAPERAGPSRVRHFSEHPGTSQANVQAAATEMAFEEPIDEKKFEKMEDGGEVEEAASEKDAKESGPEKEAEGPQEESEESCLERESKEGCPKREREEDFPERESGEGGPEKEREEGNPNKESEETVPERESKKKKLKTDPDKNGREKESEEGGPGKESEGEASPQKVASEDDDSEQESEDCSEKQFDDGSEKELEENGLEKGFEEDASDKEFNENIPEKELDENESEKSEFEDDSSEKVFDEEGSEKEFDEESDEKEEEEDAYEKVFDDESDEKEDEEDAEEKELEDADEKDEEDDADEKVFEDSDGKEDEEDGDVKEDEDIDEKVFEDDDSNEKLFDDDSSDKLFEDSDERGTVGGLGNVKEEGPLSTGSSFVLSSDDDDDDTI